One window of Tenacibaculum maritimum NCIMB 2154 genomic DNA carries:
- a CDS encoding 2-isopropylmalate synthase, with protein sequence MQNDKVQIFDTTLRDGEQVPGCKLDTNQKLIIAERLDFLGVDIIEAGFPVSSPGDFTSVNEVAKLVKNASVCGLTRAVKKDIEVAAEALKVAVKPRIHTGIGTSDFHIKYKFNSTQEEVIKRAKEAVGYAKKFVEDVEFFAEDAGRTSNEFLAKVCEEVIKSGATVLNIPDTTGYCLPEEYGAKINYLKEHVKDIDKVTISCHCHNDLGLATANSIAGIMNGARQIECTINGIGERAGNTALEEVVMVLKQHPYLNLHTNINTKLLYDTSMMVREKMGMPVQPNKAIVGANAFAHSSGIHQDGVIKHRETYEIMNPEDVGVNETSIVLTARSGRAALAYRAKKIGYELTKIQLDAAYKTFLSFADKQKEVIDNDIHLIMKEVNKVSKIRIA encoded by the coding sequence ATGCAAAACGATAAAGTTCAAATTTTTGATACTACCCTTAGAGATGGAGAGCAAGTTCCAGGATGTAAATTAGATACTAATCAGAAACTAATAATAGCGGAAAGGTTAGATTTTTTGGGAGTAGATATTATTGAAGCAGGTTTTCCTGTGTCAAGCCCAGGAGACTTTACATCAGTTAATGAAGTGGCTAAATTAGTCAAAAATGCTTCAGTTTGTGGTTTAACGAGAGCAGTTAAAAAAGATATAGAAGTAGCAGCAGAGGCATTAAAAGTAGCTGTAAAACCAAGGATACACACAGGAATCGGTACAAGCGATTTTCATATAAAATATAAGTTTAATAGTACGCAAGAAGAGGTCATTAAAAGAGCAAAAGAAGCAGTTGGTTATGCTAAAAAATTTGTAGAAGATGTAGAGTTTTTTGCAGAAGATGCAGGAAGAACCAGCAATGAGTTTTTGGCAAAAGTATGTGAAGAAGTAATCAAATCAGGAGCAACAGTTTTAAACATACCAGACACCACAGGGTATTGTTTACCAGAAGAATATGGTGCTAAGATAAACTATTTAAAAGAACACGTGAAAGATATTGATAAGGTAACCATTTCGTGTCATTGTCATAATGATTTAGGATTGGCAACTGCAAATTCCATAGCAGGAATTATGAATGGAGCCCGTCAAATAGAATGTACAATTAATGGGATAGGAGAGAGAGCAGGAAACACAGCTTTAGAAGAAGTAGTTATGGTGTTAAAACAACATCCATATTTAAATTTACACACAAATATTAATACGAAATTATTATATGATACCAGTATGATGGTACGTGAAAAGATGGGGATGCCAGTACAGCCTAATAAGGCAATTGTAGGGGCAAATGCATTTGCTCATAGTTCAGGAATTCATCAAGATGGGGTTATTAAGCATCGTGAAACTTATGAAATAATGAACCCAGAAGATGTAGGAGTAAATGAAACATCGATTGTCTTAACAGCAAGAAGTGGTAGAGCAGCATTGGCCTATAGAGCAAAAAAAATAGGATATGAATTAACAAAAATACAGCTAGATGCAGCATATAAAACATTTTTATCTTTTGCAGATAAACAAAAAGAAGTAATAGATAATGATATTCATTTAATAATGAAGGAGGTAAATAAAGTTTCAAAAATAAGAATAGCTTAA
- a CDS encoding GlmU family protein, which produces MNYILFDGDVRNALLPLTYTRPVAEIRVGILTIREKWEKYLGLTTTTLTEEYLGAKYPMLEMEQNVFINASFLPTNNLVEIVKGLTHNQAVFKGEDVIAFYTLDTQEEVDFSTYEQIEFKEDLIQIKNTWDVFSLNDKAIRADFDLITEGRTSQEIPDTINYINKENIFIEEGAILNFATLNAATGPIYIGKNAEIMEGVVVRGALALCEKATLKMGAKVYGATTIGPNCKVGGEVNNSVLFQNSNKGHEGYLGNSVLGEWCNIGADTNNSNLKNNYAEVKLWNYEVERFSKTGLQFCGLIMGDHSKCGINTMFNTGTVVGVSANIFGSGFPRNFVPSFSWGGAAGFTEYKTAKVFEVAETVMKRRNEVFDAQEQEILEHVFQATAKFRNY; this is translated from the coding sequence ATGAATTATATATTGTTTGATGGTGATGTTCGTAATGCATTACTTCCACTTACATATACAAGACCAGTTGCAGAAATAAGGGTAGGAATTTTAACGATTCGTGAAAAATGGGAGAAATATTTAGGGTTGACAACGACTACGCTTACTGAAGAATATTTAGGAGCTAAGTACCCAATGTTAGAAATGGAGCAAAATGTATTTATAAATGCTTCGTTTTTACCAACTAATAATTTAGTTGAAATAGTAAAAGGATTAACGCATAATCAAGCGGTATTTAAAGGAGAAGATGTGATTGCCTTTTATACTTTGGATACACAAGAAGAAGTTGATTTTAGTACTTATGAGCAGATAGAGTTTAAAGAAGATTTGATTCAAATAAAAAATACTTGGGATGTTTTTTCATTAAACGATAAGGCAATTCGAGCAGATTTTGATTTAATTACTGAAGGAAGAACCTCGCAAGAAATTCCAGACACAATCAATTATATTAACAAAGAAAATATTTTTATAGAAGAAGGCGCTATATTGAATTTTGCTACATTAAATGCTGCTACAGGACCTATTTATATAGGTAAAAATGCAGAAATAATGGAAGGAGTAGTGGTAAGAGGTGCACTAGCTCTATGTGAAAAAGCAACATTAAAAATGGGAGCTAAAGTATATGGAGCAACAACTATAGGACCAAATTGTAAAGTAGGAGGAGAAGTAAATAATTCAGTTCTTTTTCAAAACTCTAATAAAGGGCATGAAGGTTATTTAGGCAACTCCGTTTTAGGAGAATGGTGTAATATTGGAGCAGATACGAATAATTCTAATCTAAAAAATAATTATGCTGAAGTAAAATTATGGAATTATGAAGTAGAGCGTTTTTCAAAAACGGGATTGCAATTTTGTGGTTTAATTATGGGAGATCATTCTAAATGTGGAATTAATACAATGTTTAATACAGGAACTGTAGTAGGGGTTTCGGCAAATATCTTTGGAAGTGGATTTCCAAGAAATTTTGTGCCATCATTTAGTTGGGGAGGAGCTGCTGGTTTTACAGAATATAAAACGGCTAAAGTTTTTGAAGTTGCTGAAACTGTTATGAAGCGTAGAAATGAGGTTTTTGATGCACAAGAGCAAGAAATTCTAGAACACGTTTTTCAAGCAACAGCTAAGTTCAGAAATTATTGA
- the leuC gene encoding 3-isopropylmalate dehydratase large subunit: MRGTLFDKVWDAHVVDTIENGPQILYIDKHLIHEVTSPQAFKELENRGIPLARPDKIVATADHNTPTENQHLPIKDALSRKQLDQLTENCKKNNITLYGLGHENNGIVHVIAPELGITQPGMTMVCGDSHTSTHGAFGAIAFGIGTSQVAQVFASQCLLLEKPKSLRVNVNGKLKKGVLPKDVILYIIAKLGTNSGTGYFCEYAGNVFEEMSMEGRMTVCNMSIEMGARGGIIAPDETTFEYIKGREFAPKGETFDKKVAYWKTLKTEEDAQFDKEYSLDAADIEPMLTYGTNPGMGIKITEKIPFEEDASFEKSLNYMNFQKGEYLINKPINYVFIGSCTNSRIEDFRIAASYVKGKQKALHVNAWLVPGSQRVAKQIKEEGLQTIFEAAGFELRQPGCSACLAMNDDKIPEGEYCVSTSNRNFEGRQGQGARTILASPLTAAAAAIEGKITNFTKQLN, from the coding sequence ATGAGGGGAACATTATTTGACAAAGTTTGGGACGCACATGTGGTTGATACCATTGAAAATGGACCGCAAATTTTGTATATAGATAAACATTTGATTCATGAAGTTACAAGTCCGCAAGCTTTTAAAGAATTAGAAAACCGCGGAATTCCTTTGGCGAGGCCAGATAAAATAGTTGCTACCGCTGATCATAATACACCAACAGAAAATCAGCACTTACCAATTAAAGACGCTTTGTCTCGTAAGCAACTTGACCAATTAACAGAAAATTGTAAAAAAAATAATATAACCTTGTACGGGTTAGGTCATGAAAATAATGGGATTGTTCATGTAATAGCTCCAGAATTAGGAATTACGCAGCCTGGAATGACCATGGTTTGTGGAGATAGTCATACGTCAACACATGGAGCATTTGGAGCCATTGCTTTTGGTATAGGAACAAGCCAAGTAGCACAAGTGTTTGCTAGTCAGTGTTTATTATTGGAAAAGCCGAAGAGTTTACGGGTGAATGTAAATGGAAAATTAAAAAAAGGGGTATTGCCTAAAGATGTTATATTATACATTATAGCTAAACTAGGTACCAATTCTGGAACAGGGTATTTTTGCGAATATGCAGGCAATGTATTTGAGGAAATGTCAATGGAGGGGCGTATGACTGTTTGTAATATGAGCATAGAAATGGGAGCAAGAGGAGGAATAATTGCGCCTGATGAAACAACATTTGAATACATAAAAGGAAGAGAATTTGCTCCTAAAGGAGAGACATTTGATAAAAAAGTAGCGTATTGGAAAACATTGAAAACAGAAGAAGATGCGCAATTTGATAAAGAGTATTCATTAGATGCAGCAGATATCGAACCGATGCTCACTTATGGTACGAATCCTGGAATGGGAATAAAAATAACAGAGAAAATACCATTTGAAGAGGATGCTTCTTTTGAAAAATCATTAAATTATATGAATTTTCAAAAAGGAGAGTACTTAATAAATAAACCTATAAATTATGTGTTTATAGGGAGCTGTACAAATTCTCGGATAGAAGATTTTAGAATAGCAGCATCTTATGTAAAAGGAAAACAAAAAGCTTTGCATGTGAATGCATGGTTAGTACCAGGCTCTCAAAGAGTGGCTAAACAAATAAAAGAAGAAGGGTTACAAACTATTTTTGAAGCAGCAGGATTTGAATTACGTCAGCCTGGATGCTCAGCTTGTTTAGCCATGAATGATGATAAAATTCCAGAAGGAGAATATTGTGTTTCTACTTCTAATAGAAACTTTGAAGGAAGGCAAGGGCAAGGAGCAAGAACTATTTTAGCAAGTCCTTTAACTGCGGCTGCGGCTGCAATAGAAGGAAAAATTACTAACTTTACAAAGCAATTGAATTAA
- a CDS encoding DUF6506 family protein: MKFSNYGFIMIDPSYTEEQSTALKANGFTTTVYCVQDINMACKAAKKLQDKRVHLIELCGAFNHEMVTQIIEAVDGKVPVGNIAMRPEESEKFMSFLNKEPSLT; the protein is encoded by the coding sequence ATGAAATTTTCTAACTATGGATTTATTATGATAGATCCAAGCTACACCGAAGAACAGTCAACAGCATTAAAAGCGAATGGTTTTACAACTACTGTATATTGCGTACAGGATATTAATATGGCTTGTAAAGCCGCTAAAAAGCTACAAGATAAAAGAGTACATCTTATCGAGTTATGTGGTGCTTTTAATCATGAAATGGTAACTCAAATTATTGAAGCCGTTGACGGAAAAGTTCCTGTAGGAAACATCGCTATGCGACCAGAGGAAAGTGAGAAATTTATGTCCTTTTTAAATAAAGAACCTAGCTTAACTTAA
- the leuD gene encoding 3-isopropylmalate dehydratase small subunit, with translation MEKFDRLIDTGIPLPTENIDTDQIIPARFLKSTDKEGFGDNLFRDWRYQKDGNINSNFVLNNERYKGTILIAGDNFGCGSSREHAAWALSGYGFKVIISSFFADIFKGNALNNGLLPVQVSKEYLNFLMNEVTVNPDVAIEIDLENQKVAVKGDHFVEAFDINPYKKICLLKGYDDIDFLMSKKRLIEVFELNQ, from the coding sequence ATGGAAAAATTTGATAGATTGATTGATACAGGGATTCCATTGCCAACAGAAAATATAGATACAGATCAAATAATACCCGCTCGATTTTTAAAATCAACAGATAAAGAAGGGTTCGGTGATAATCTGTTTAGAGATTGGCGTTATCAAAAGGATGGCAACATTAACTCGAATTTTGTTTTGAATAATGAGCGTTATAAAGGAACGATTTTAATTGCAGGAGATAATTTTGGATGTGGTTCTAGTAGAGAGCATGCGGCGTGGGCGTTATCAGGGTATGGATTTAAAGTAATTATTAGTAGTTTTTTTGCTGATATTTTTAAAGGAAATGCATTGAATAATGGATTGCTGCCAGTGCAAGTATCTAAGGAGTATTTAAACTTTTTGATGAATGAAGTAACGGTAAATCCTGATGTAGCTATTGAAATAGACCTAGAAAATCAAAAAGTAGCTGTAAAAGGAGACCATTTTGTGGAAGCATTTGATATAAATCCATATAAAAAGATTTGCTTATTAAAAGGATATGATGATATTGACTTTTTAATGAGTAAAAAAAGGCTTATCGAAGTTTTTGAATTGAATCAATAA
- the leuB gene encoding 3-isopropylmalate dehydrogenase produces the protein MKFNIAVIPGDGIGPEVIEQAKKVINAVGFVYEHTFIYKEGLMGACAIDKTGTPLPDETIALCKDSDAILFGAIGDPKYDNDPSAKVRPEQGLLRLRKELGLFCNLRPVKAYDQLIRNSPLKEEIVKDTDIAIYRELTGGIYFGIKELSDDGNIAFDGCSYSKEEIERIAHLAFRAAQNRKKRLTLVDKANVLETSRLWRKTVTTLAVEYPDVKLDFLFVDNAAMQIILNPKQFDVILTENLFGDIISDEASVIGGSIGLLASASIGKEDALFEPIHGSFPQAKGKDIANPLASILSAAMLLDHLGLHEEAEAINSAVQKSLELGISTMDINSEKPFTTSKVGDFIADYIQNQEDSNINFQNIHMGQSTII, from the coding sequence ATGAAATTTAACATAGCAGTAATACCAGGAGATGGTATAGGACCAGAGGTGATAGAACAGGCAAAAAAAGTGATCAATGCAGTAGGGTTTGTATATGAACATACCTTTATTTACAAAGAGGGGTTGATGGGGGCTTGTGCAATAGATAAAACAGGAACTCCATTACCAGATGAAACAATAGCTTTATGTAAAGATTCAGACGCTATACTATTTGGAGCTATTGGAGATCCTAAGTATGATAATGATCCTTCTGCAAAAGTACGTCCTGAGCAAGGATTATTACGATTGAGAAAAGAATTAGGATTATTCTGTAATCTTCGCCCCGTAAAGGCATATGATCAATTAATTAGGAACTCCCCTCTAAAGGAAGAGATTGTTAAAGATACAGATATTGCTATTTATAGAGAGTTAACAGGAGGTATTTACTTTGGAATAAAAGAATTGAGTGATGATGGTAATATTGCCTTTGATGGCTGTTCTTATTCTAAAGAAGAAATAGAACGAATAGCACATTTAGCTTTTAGAGCAGCTCAAAATAGAAAAAAAAGATTAACCTTAGTAGATAAAGCAAATGTATTGGAAACTTCTAGATTATGGAGAAAAACTGTTACAACGTTAGCTGTTGAATATCCTGATGTAAAGCTAGATTTCCTATTTGTAGATAATGCAGCAATGCAAATCATTTTAAATCCAAAGCAATTTGATGTAATTTTGACAGAAAATTTATTTGGAGATATCATCTCAGATGAAGCAAGTGTTATAGGAGGATCAATAGGTTTGTTAGCATCAGCTTCTATAGGAAAGGAAGATGCTTTGTTTGAACCTATTCACGGCTCTTTTCCACAAGCAAAAGGAAAAGACATAGCGAATCCGTTAGCCTCTATTTTATCAGCAGCAATGCTGTTAGATCATTTAGGGTTGCATGAAGAAGCGGAAGCTATCAATAGTGCCGTTCAGAAGTCATTAGAATTGGGAATTTCGACAATGGATATCAATTCAGAAAAACCATTTACTACATCTAAGGTGGGAGATTTTATTGCTGATTACATACAAAATCAAGAAGATAGCAATATAAATTTTCAAAATATTCATATGGGGCAAAGTACTATTATTTAG
- a CDS encoding choice-of-anchor V domain-containing protein, producing MNRNYFFKLFLVSIPISAFVLMSSSGGRNDGRTGSLGDGGASCATCHTGGASGASLAITTNIPSTGYDVNTVYDVTVALSSSTATSGFQLTAEKISDNSKIGTFIAGTGSRVTGQRITHNGTNLKTWSFKWRSPSTSESLVKFYAAAVAANGNGVNDSGDKVVLATTGSIQSLGIEEAKRLNFSMYPNPSSEKEVTVQLPTEISTAKVDVYDISGKFIKSEEVSSRKDKIIVKDLSRGTYIFRVAADGKLGAQQFIKE from the coding sequence ATGAATCGAAATTACTTTTTTAAATTATTTTTAGTATCAATTCCAATTTCTGCTTTTGTTTTAATGTCTAGTTCAGGAGGAAGAAACGATGGAAGAACAGGATCTTTAGGTGATGGAGGAGCAAGTTGTGCTACTTGTCATACAGGTGGAGCATCAGGAGCTTCTTTAGCTATTACAACAAATATTCCTAGTACAGGATACGATGTTAATACAGTGTATGATGTAACAGTTGCATTATCATCATCAACAGCAACAAGCGGTTTTCAGCTAACGGCAGAAAAAATTAGTGATAACTCTAAGATAGGGACTTTTATTGCAGGAACAGGCTCAAGAGTTACAGGGCAAAGGATAACTCATAATGGAACCAATTTAAAAACATGGTCGTTTAAATGGAGATCTCCATCAACTTCTGAAAGTTTAGTGAAGTTTTATGCGGCAGCTGTAGCAGCAAATGGAAATGGAGTTAATGATTCAGGAGATAAGGTGGTATTAGCAACAACGGGTAGTATCCAATCTTTAGGAATAGAAGAAGCTAAGCGATTAAATTTTTCTATGTATCCAAATCCTTCATCAGAAAAGGAGGTGACAGTTCAATTACCAACTGAAATTTCAACAGCAAAAGTTGATGTATATGATATTTCAGGAAAATTTATCAAGTCGGAAGAAGTATCATCTAGAAAGGATAAGATAATAGTAAAAGATTTAAGTAGAGGGACTTATATTTTTAGAGTAGCTGCTGATGGTAAATTAGGTGCTCAACAATTCATAAAAGAATAG